From the genome of Hymenobacter cellulosilyticus, one region includes:
- a CDS encoding ATP-binding protein, whose amino-acid sequence MRRFLPCLLLLLVASQSLWAQRPAGSTSREQLLARLPNSPRRVRVLDSLSYALHDIVPDTARSYGEQAVALARRLNDQRGLMHSLATLGSCYAVLSDGAHALELYAESQALARRLNDTDGLVRAYANMAAVHHERADTASAGRHYRQALRLAGRPGVLPSTQLLLYGNLSSFYFFLDQFPKALRYTDQALALARRNGNRIHESIYLANLSTYHFGAKRYNQAEQLIRQALTITQEARQPRFEAGNLELWSLMQLERGRVPQAATLAREALRQARLGKNKERILDAYSLLAEVATHQNQYKEAYQWKERYVALNDSLNNGRRLSTLTALQSRYDSEDREQQIQLLTQQTELQKMRNQVLWGAIAALVLGLLGFGFLYWQLRRSRAALAANNVVLQETTAELRQMAASKDRLYAIVAHDLRGPVTSFVGVTELIGFYLKRKDEDGLQRLPALVRQSAQSLNNLLDNLLNWAVSQTGELAYRPEKLDVADLFAENQQLYQTTAEAKQITLEALHPPGLTLWADQNMTRTILRNLVGNALKFTPSGGTVQFSAAAMPESESVLLTVTDSGRGMPANLVAEVLSNSAVTTPSSPIGPRTGTGLGLLLCKAFVQRHGGTLDIRSVPGGGTSVLVELPLGVQ is encoded by the coding sequence ATGCGGCGTTTTTTACCGTGCTTGCTGCTGCTGTTGGTTGCCAGTCAGTCACTTTGGGCCCAGCGGCCAGCGGGCAGCACAAGCCGGGAACAGCTTTTAGCCCGTCTGCCAAACTCGCCGCGCCGGGTGCGGGTGCTCGACTCGCTTAGCTACGCCCTCCACGATATTGTGCCCGATACGGCCCGGAGCTACGGTGAGCAGGCCGTGGCGTTGGCCCGCCGCCTCAACGACCAGCGCGGCCTGATGCACAGCCTGGCCACGCTGGGCAGTTGCTACGCCGTGCTTTCCGATGGGGCTCATGCATTAGAGCTCTACGCCGAGTCGCAGGCCCTGGCCCGCCGCCTCAACGACACTGACGGACTGGTGCGCGCTTACGCAAACATGGCTGCCGTGCACCACGAGCGCGCCGATACGGCCAGCGCCGGGCGGCACTACCGCCAAGCCCTGCGCCTAGCAGGCCGACCGGGCGTGCTGCCCTCGACCCAGTTGCTGCTGTATGGCAACTTATCCAGCTTCTACTTTTTTCTGGACCAGTTTCCCAAGGCACTGCGCTATACCGACCAAGCCTTGGCGTTGGCCCGGCGCAATGGCAACCGCATCCACGAGTCCATTTACCTGGCCAACCTGAGTACCTACCACTTCGGCGCGAAGCGCTACAACCAGGCCGAGCAGCTGATCCGGCAGGCGCTGACCATTACCCAAGAAGCCCGCCAGCCCCGCTTTGAGGCCGGTAACCTGGAGCTGTGGAGCCTGATGCAACTGGAGCGTGGGCGGGTACCGCAGGCAGCAACTTTGGCCCGGGAAGCCCTGCGCCAGGCCCGGCTGGGTAAAAATAAAGAGCGGATCCTGGATGCCTACAGTTTGCTGGCGGAGGTGGCAACCCATCAGAATCAGTACAAGGAAGCCTATCAGTGGAAGGAGCGCTACGTGGCCCTGAACGACTCGCTCAATAACGGCCGCCGCCTGTCTACGCTCACGGCCCTGCAAAGCCGCTACGACAGTGAGGACCGCGAGCAGCAGATTCAGTTGTTGACTCAGCAGACCGAACTGCAGAAGATGCGCAACCAGGTGCTCTGGGGCGCTATTGCCGCCCTGGTGCTAGGCCTGCTAGGCTTCGGCTTCCTGTACTGGCAGCTGCGGCGCAGCCGAGCCGCCCTGGCGGCCAACAACGTGGTGCTGCAGGAAACCACCGCCGAGCTGCGGCAGATGGCCGCCTCCAAAGACCGGCTTTACGCCATTGTGGCCCACGACCTGCGCGGCCCGGTTACCTCGTTTGTGGGCGTCACGGAGCTGATTGGCTTCTACCTCAAGCGCAAGGACGAGGACGGCCTGCAGCGGCTGCCGGCCCTGGTGCGGCAGTCGGCCCAAAGCCTGAATAACCTACTCGACAACCTGCTCAACTGGGCGGTAAGTCAGACCGGAGAGTTGGCCTACCGGCCCGAAAAGCTGGACGTGGCCGACTTGTTTGCCGAAAACCAGCAGCTCTACCAGACCACGGCCGAGGCCAAGCAGATTACGCTCGAAGCCCTGCACCCGCCCGGCCTTACGCTTTGGGCTGACCAGAACATGACCCGCACTATTCTGCGCAATCTGGTCGGTAATGCCCTGAAGTTTACCCCGTCCGGCGGCACGGTGCAGTTTTCGGCCGCGGCCATGCCCGAGTCTGAATCGGTGCTGCTGACCGTTACGGACTCGGGCCGCGGCATGCCAGCCAACCTTGTGGCGGAAGTACTCAGCAACAGTGCCGTAACCACGCCCAGCAGCCCCATCGGGCCGCGCACGGGCACGGGACTGGGCCTGCTGCTGTGCAAGGCCTTCGTGCAGCGCCACGGCGGCACCCTCGACATCCGGAGCGTCCCGGGCGGCGGCACCAGCGTGCTGGTGGAGCTGCCGCTGGGCGTGCAGTAG
- a CDS encoding OmpA family protein has translation MKKHLLSVVALIALLTACDNLKNPETKDQPQEATQDTAVVYRDGQTAGDAVEGAAAGATDAVGSGWDMAKAKLADVKYPEVNLPDVTVRGNDEYSVYGVEETVLFDTDKAEIKAGAGKALEQISASIGQRYATGPVYIMGFADSRGDKSYNRELSEKRANAVKTWLSQNGKIDASRVSIEPMGESQPVASNATAEGRQQNRRVEIAVRTK, from the coding sequence ATGAAAAAGCATCTTCTCTCCGTCGTAGCCCTGATTGCTCTGCTGACGGCTTGCGACAACCTGAAAAATCCCGAAACCAAAGACCAGCCCCAGGAAGCTACCCAGGATACCGCCGTAGTTTACCGCGACGGTCAGACCGCCGGTGATGCCGTAGAAGGCGCCGCCGCTGGTGCTACCGATGCCGTAGGCAGCGGCTGGGATATGGCCAAAGCCAAGCTGGCCGACGTGAAATACCCGGAAGTAAACCTGCCCGACGTGACCGTGCGCGGCAACGACGAGTACAGCGTTTACGGCGTGGAAGAAACCGTTCTGTTTGACACGGATAAGGCCGAAATCAAAGCCGGTGCCGGTAAGGCCCTGGAGCAGATTTCCGCTTCTATTGGCCAGCGCTACGCTACCGGCCCGGTATACATCATGGGCTTCGCCGACTCGCGCGGCGACAAAAGCTACAACCGGGAGCTGAGTGAGAAGCGCGCCAATGCTGTGAAAACCTGGCTGAGCCAGAACGGCAAAATTGACGCCTCGCGCGTGAGCATCGAGCCCATGGGCGAGAGTCAGCCCGTAGCTTCCAACGCTACCGCCGAAGGCCGTCAGCAGAACCGCCGCGTCGAAATTGCGGTTCGCACGAAATAA
- a CDS encoding carboxypeptidase-like regulatory domain-containing protein, whose product MLQRLLTLFAFVLLFPALGFAQENKISGRIVDQKTKEPIPFASIGLKEEQSGALTNEYGFFQMAMPDKAQDSLVVLALGYFRKAILVKKGANLQDLIIEVPKRVIELKEVTVKGGKVKDLSLGSKGSTPGEGMIQGLPGQQYAFFVKNEKGKKLGNVRSVSFYIGENGFPREPFRVRLYKADGNYNSPNTDILTDNVVVSAPKGGEWYTIDLNSYNIPAPEEGFFVAMEWIVSGDKFYTTNFMDSYTPYGQIMRPTFEFKESRTWTYSIGKGWSLITLANNGMRYNAMIKAEVDMIKD is encoded by the coding sequence ATGCTCCAACGCTTACTTACTCTTTTCGCCTTCGTTCTGCTGTTTCCAGCACTAGGCTTCGCCCAGGAGAATAAAATCTCGGGCCGCATTGTAGACCAAAAGACTAAAGAGCCGATTCCTTTTGCCTCCATAGGCCTGAAGGAAGAACAAAGCGGCGCTTTGACCAACGAGTACGGCTTCTTCCAGATGGCCATGCCCGACAAAGCCCAGGACTCCCTGGTAGTCTTGGCTCTGGGTTACTTCCGCAAAGCCATTCTGGTAAAGAAAGGCGCTAACCTGCAGGACCTTATCATCGAGGTACCCAAGCGCGTTATTGAGCTGAAGGAAGTTACCGTAAAGGGTGGCAAGGTGAAAGACCTGTCTCTGGGCTCGAAGGGCAGCACGCCCGGCGAGGGCATGATTCAGGGCTTGCCCGGCCAGCAGTATGCTTTCTTCGTGAAAAACGAGAAAGGCAAAAAGCTCGGCAACGTCCGCTCGGTGTCGTTCTACATCGGTGAAAACGGCTTCCCCCGCGAACCGTTCCGCGTGCGTCTCTACAAGGCCGACGGTAACTACAACTCGCCCAACACCGACATCCTGACCGACAACGTCGTGGTTTCGGCTCCGAAAGGCGGCGAGTGGTACACCATCGATCTGAACTCCTACAACATCCCAGCTCCTGAGGAAGGCTTCTTCGTGGCCATGGAGTGGATTGTGAGCGGTGACAAGTTCTACACCACCAACTTCATGGACTCCTACACGCCTTACGGTCAGATCATGCGTCCTACCTTCGAATTCAAGGAAAGCCGTACCTGGACTTACTCCATCGGCAAAGGCTGGAGCCTGATTACCCTAGCCAACAACGGCATGCGCTACAACGCCATGATCAAGGCCGAGGTTGACATGATCAAAGACTAG
- the selD gene encoding selenide, water dikinase SelD: MSSELTTATEQIRLTQYSHGAGCGCKIAPKVLDQILHTSIVQPEHDKLLVGNSSRDDAAVYDIGGGQAIISTTDFFMPIVDDAYDFGRIASANAISDVYAMGGRPVMAIAVLGWPIDKLAPEVARRVIEGSRSICAEAGIPLAGGHSIDSPEPIFGLAVTGMLDIKNLKQNDTATAGCELYLTKPLGVGMLTTAQKRGILLPEHEQIAPQSMMQLNKIGYDLGQLSAVRAMTDVTGFGLLGHLAEVCEGSNLTAEVDFSKVPLLPEAEQYRQQKAVPGGTVRNWDSYGHKIGQVTDEQRQWLCDPQTSGGLLVCVEPGGQAAVQAVFEQYGLQLESFGTLRPHVAGEPWIEVK; this comes from the coding sequence ATGTCTTCTGAACTGACCACTGCTACCGAGCAAATTCGCCTGACCCAGTACAGCCACGGCGCGGGCTGCGGCTGCAAAATTGCGCCCAAGGTGCTCGACCAGATTCTGCACACCAGCATCGTGCAGCCCGAGCACGACAAGCTGCTGGTCGGTAACAGCAGCCGCGACGACGCGGCCGTGTACGACATCGGCGGCGGGCAGGCCATTATCAGCACCACCGACTTCTTCATGCCCATCGTGGACGACGCCTACGACTTTGGCCGCATTGCCTCGGCCAACGCCATCAGCGACGTCTACGCCATGGGCGGGCGGCCCGTCATGGCCATTGCCGTGCTGGGTTGGCCCATCGACAAGCTGGCGCCCGAAGTGGCCCGCCGCGTGATTGAAGGCAGCCGCAGCATCTGCGCCGAGGCCGGCATCCCGCTGGCCGGTGGCCACAGCATCGACTCACCTGAGCCCATTTTTGGCCTGGCTGTAACCGGTATGCTCGACATCAAGAATTTGAAGCAGAACGACACGGCTACGGCCGGCTGCGAGCTGTATTTGACCAAGCCCCTAGGCGTGGGCATGCTCACTACGGCCCAGAAACGGGGCATTCTGCTGCCCGAACACGAGCAGATTGCTCCGCAAAGCATGATGCAGCTCAACAAAATTGGCTACGATCTGGGCCAGCTTTCGGCCGTGCGCGCCATGACCGACGTGACGGGCTTTGGTCTGCTGGGCCACTTGGCTGAGGTGTGCGAGGGCAGCAACCTGACCGCCGAAGTAGACTTTAGCAAAGTGCCCCTGCTGCCCGAAGCCGAGCAGTACCGCCAGCAAAAAGCCGTGCCCGGCGGCACCGTGCGCAACTGGGACAGCTATGGCCACAAAATCGGGCAGGTAACCGACGAGCAGCGCCAGTGGCTCTGCGACCCCCAGACCTCGGGCGGCTTGCTGGTATGCGTAGAGCCCGGCGGGCAGGCCGCGGTCCAGGCCGTGTTTGAGCAGTATGGCCTGCAACTGGAATCGTTTGGTACCCTGCGTCCACACGTAGCCGGGGAGCCCTGGATTGAGGTGAAGTAA
- the feoB gene encoding ferrous iron transport protein B gives MARATLISDPTGAAASALTLEALRDVPPRSHRELTRIALIGNPNSGKSSLFNQLTGLNQKVGNFPGVTVDRKTGISQLTSQHRAEIIDLPGTYSLYPKSLDEKVITDLLYDKVSDQYPDFVVITVDASNLRRNLLLFTQLADLGLPAVLALNMMDVAEQHGVQIDIMALQQELGVPIIPMNARKGVGIAALKIVMSRQLGAPTVSFFEPSEDLLPMIRQIRYYFNLHNDYLALHYAHQFRQISFLTADDKAYIAELVEKYDFKPTPRQAQETIDRYARINDILLNTVTVVRTEKNEPYSNKLDKVLTHKVWGYMIFFGILFLMFQAVFAWASYPMELIDEGVTWINQLVQTNFDGPLVNLLTEGVLAGLGGVLIFIPQIALLFAFIAVLEETGYMARVTFMMDRIMRKFGLNGKSIVPLISGVACAVPAIMSARTIENWKDRIITIFVTPLMSCSARIPVYTVLIALVVPPQKVLGIFNLQGIALMGLYLLGFFAAIFSAWLLKLILRTQNKSYFIMEFPVYRWPRWKNVGITIVEKVKAFVFQAGKVIVAISVILWVLASYGPGNALEQAETRVRATAAQQQLSAEETDIRIASEKLENSYAGLFGRTLEPAIRPLGFDWKIGIALITSFAAREVFVGTISTIYSVGQDADMRTVQQKLAAEKDENGQPFFTPARAFSLLVFYVFAMQCMSTLAVVYRETKGWKWPLLQLFYMTGLAYVSSLLVYQLFK, from the coding sequence ATGGCCCGCGCAACCCTCATATCCGACCCCACCGGTGCGGCCGCCTCGGCGCTGACGCTGGAAGCCCTGCGCGACGTGCCCCCGCGCAGTCACCGCGAGCTGACGCGCATTGCTTTGATTGGTAATCCTAACTCGGGCAAATCGTCGTTATTCAACCAGCTCACGGGCCTCAACCAGAAAGTTGGCAACTTCCCCGGCGTCACGGTAGACCGCAAAACCGGCATCAGTCAGCTCACGTCCCAGCACCGGGCCGAAATCATTGACCTGCCCGGTACTTACTCGCTGTATCCGAAGAGCCTCGACGAGAAAGTAATTACCGACCTGCTCTACGACAAAGTTTCGGACCAGTACCCGGACTTCGTCGTTATTACCGTCGACGCCTCGAATTTGCGGCGCAACCTGCTGCTGTTCACCCAGCTGGCCGACCTAGGCTTGCCCGCGGTGCTGGCCCTGAACATGATGGACGTGGCCGAGCAGCACGGCGTGCAGATTGACATCATGGCCTTGCAGCAGGAGCTGGGCGTGCCCATCATTCCCATGAATGCCCGCAAGGGCGTAGGAATTGCGGCCCTCAAGATTGTGATGTCGCGGCAGCTGGGCGCGCCTACGGTGAGCTTTTTCGAGCCCAGTGAGGACTTGCTGCCCATGATCCGGCAGATTCGGTACTACTTCAACCTGCACAACGACTACCTGGCGCTGCACTACGCCCACCAGTTCCGGCAGATCAGCTTTCTGACGGCCGACGATAAGGCTTACATTGCCGAGCTGGTAGAGAAGTACGACTTTAAGCCTACGCCCCGGCAGGCTCAGGAAACTATTGACCGGTACGCCCGCATCAACGACATCCTGCTAAACACCGTGACGGTGGTGCGCACCGAAAAGAACGAGCCCTACAGCAACAAGCTCGACAAGGTGCTGACCCATAAGGTGTGGGGCTACATGATATTCTTCGGCATTTTGTTTCTAATGTTCCAGGCCGTGTTTGCCTGGGCCAGCTACCCCATGGAGCTCATCGACGAGGGCGTGACGTGGATAAACCAGCTGGTGCAAACCAACTTTGACGGCCCACTGGTGAACCTGCTCACAGAAGGCGTACTGGCCGGCCTGGGTGGCGTATTAATCTTCATCCCGCAGATTGCCCTGCTCTTCGCCTTTATTGCGGTGCTGGAGGAAACCGGCTACATGGCCCGGGTGACGTTTATGATGGACCGCATCATGCGCAAGTTTGGCCTCAATGGCAAAAGCATCGTGCCCCTGATTTCGGGCGTGGCCTGTGCCGTACCGGCCATTATGAGTGCCCGCACCATTGAAAACTGGAAGGACCGGATTATCACTATCTTCGTGACCCCACTGATGAGCTGCTCGGCCCGGATTCCGGTCTATACGGTGCTCATTGCCCTGGTGGTGCCCCCGCAGAAAGTACTGGGCATCTTCAACTTGCAGGGAATTGCCCTGATGGGGCTGTACCTGCTGGGCTTTTTCGCGGCTATTTTCTCGGCCTGGCTGCTGAAGCTTATTCTGCGCACCCAGAACAAAAGCTACTTCATCATGGAGTTTCCGGTGTACCGCTGGCCGCGCTGGAAAAATGTGGGTATTACCATCGTGGAGAAGGTGAAAGCCTTTGTGTTTCAGGCCGGTAAGGTGATTGTGGCCATTTCCGTGATTCTGTGGGTGCTGGCTTCCTACGGGCCGGGCAACGCCCTGGAGCAGGCCGAAACCCGGGTGCGGGCCACGGCCGCCCAGCAGCAGCTCTCGGCCGAGGAAACCGATATTCGCATTGCTTCCGAAAAGCTGGAAAACTCCTACGCCGGCCTGTTTGGCCGCACCCTGGAACCGGCCATTCGCCCCTTGGGCTTCGACTGGAAAATCGGTATTGCTCTGATTACTTCGTTTGCCGCCCGGGAAGTGTTTGTGGGCACTATTTCTACCATCTACAGCGTGGGCCAGGACGCCGACATGCGCACTGTGCAGCAGAAGCTGGCCGCCGAGAAAGACGAAAACGGCCAGCCCTTTTTCACCCCGGCCCGGGCGTTTTCCTTGTTGGTATTCTATGTGTTTGCCATGCAGTGCATGAGTACCCTGGCCGTAGTATACCGTGAAACCAAGGGCTGGAAGTGGCCCCTGTTGCAGCTGTTCTACATGACGGGCCTGGCCTATGTATCCTCGCTGCTTGTGTACCAGCTGTTTAAGTAA
- a CDS encoding SAM-dependent methyltransferase has protein sequence MKGTLYLIPTVLADDTAAQVLPAQVATQVAALSYFLVENARTARRFIKSVAPAQVIESLRISVIDKDSTEAQIQEALKAVVAGQDAGVISEAGCPGVADPGAEVARLAHKLGIRVVPLVGPSSLLLALMGSGMNGQSFAFHGYLPIERAQRIAAIKTLEKQALSQHQTQLFIETPYRNMQMLEDLLSQLQPSTRLCIAANLTAPDELVRTDTVANWKGKLPQIHKQPAVFLIGR, from the coding sequence ATGAAGGGTACTCTCTACCTTATTCCTACCGTGCTGGCCGATGACACGGCCGCTCAGGTGCTGCCGGCCCAGGTGGCGACGCAGGTAGCGGCCCTGTCGTACTTTCTGGTGGAAAACGCCCGCACGGCCCGGCGTTTTATCAAAAGCGTGGCCCCCGCCCAGGTAATTGAGAGTCTGCGCATCAGTGTCATCGACAAAGACTCGACCGAGGCCCAGATTCAGGAGGCGCTAAAGGCCGTGGTGGCGGGCCAGGATGCCGGCGTAATTTCGGAAGCTGGCTGCCCGGGCGTAGCCGACCCCGGCGCCGAAGTGGCCCGCCTGGCCCACAAGCTCGGCATTCGGGTGGTGCCGCTGGTGGGGCCGTCCTCCTTGCTACTGGCGCTGATGGGCTCGGGTATGAACGGACAGAGCTTTGCCTTTCACGGCTATTTGCCAATCGAGCGGGCCCAGCGCATTGCGGCCATCAAGACGCTGGAAAAGCAGGCTTTAAGCCAGCACCAGACCCAGTTGTTCATCGAGACGCCCTACCGCAACATGCAGATGCTGGAGGATTTGCTTTCCCAGCTTCAGCCCTCCACCCGCCTGTGCATTGCCGCCAACCTCACCGCCCCCGACGAGCTGGTCCGCACCGATACGGTGGCCAACTGGAAAGGCAAGCTGCCTCAGATTCACAAGCAGCCCGCGGTGTTTCTGATTGGCCGGTAA
- a CDS encoding FeoA family protein, translating into MSSRSAQAKTPTPRSVKDLRLGESGTICCLEDPEMALKLLEMGCIPGTQVRLNSRAPLGCPITLVVGDEDYTLSLRVSEAATILLKD; encoded by the coding sequence GTGTCCAGCCGTTCCGCCCAAGCCAAGACCCCTACGCCCCGCAGCGTAAAAGACCTGCGTCTGGGTGAAAGCGGCACGATCTGCTGCCTTGAGGACCCCGAAATGGCCCTTAAGCTGCTGGAAATGGGCTGTATCCCCGGCACCCAGGTTCGACTGAACAGCCGGGCCCCGCTGGGCTGCCCCATCACGCTGGTCGTGGGCGACGAGGACTATACGCTCTCGTTGCGGGTCAGTGAAGCGGCCACGATTCTCCTGAAAGACTAG
- a CDS encoding VOC family protein — MLIPKLRVARPTDNLAAVVRFYRDGLGLTELAYFTAHNGFDGVMLGLPEAPYHLEFTHQPGHTVGRAPTADNLLVFYLPDAAQWQAAVQRLQDHGYPPVPSYNVYWDQQGCTFEDPDGYRVVLQQAEWKL, encoded by the coding sequence ATGCTGATTCCTAAGCTGCGCGTGGCCCGCCCCACCGACAACCTGGCGGCTGTAGTGCGCTTCTACCGCGACGGGCTGGGCCTTACGGAGCTAGCCTATTTTACGGCACACAACGGCTTCGACGGCGTGATGCTCGGGCTGCCGGAGGCCCCCTACCACCTGGAGTTTACGCACCAGCCCGGCCATACCGTGGGCCGGGCTCCTACGGCCGATAACCTGCTGGTATTTTACCTGCCCGATGCGGCTCAGTGGCAGGCGGCGGTGCAGCGCCTGCAAGACCACGGCTACCCGCCCGTGCCGTCTTACAATGTGTACTGGGACCAACAGGGCTGCACTTTTGAAGACCCAGACGGCTACCGCGTGGTGCTGCAACAGGCTGAGTGGAAGCTGTAG
- a CDS encoding EamA family transporter, which translates to MKLSSHHLAAITAFIIWGFFPLPLRMMTGYSSGQILFFRVLLSLALLLIINLTARRDTVRATGRQWQQAGTAERRRVAFSTIVGGVLLTSNWLLFIYVVNQVSVQAGSFAYLICPILTALLGFVVLGEKLRINQWVAIGLSAISCALLGAGAWQSVLMSLVVAITYASYLITQRQLQGYDRLVLLTVQLLLAALVILPAARLLGADPVAGFQDGRLLLLAGVLSVGFTVIPLFLNLFALNALPSGTVGIIMYLNPIISFVLAFLYFGEQATLKEGLAYGVILLSVVLYNTKRTFGTPTPGQA; encoded by the coding sequence TTGAAACTCTCCTCCCATCACCTGGCGGCCATTACGGCCTTCATTATTTGGGGCTTTTTCCCCCTTCCCCTGCGCATGATGACCGGCTACAGCAGCGGGCAGATTCTATTTTTCCGCGTGCTGCTGTCCCTAGCCCTGCTGCTGATTATCAACCTGACGGCCCGCCGGGACACGGTGCGCGCTACCGGCCGGCAGTGGCAGCAGGCCGGCACGGCCGAGCGGCGGCGGGTGGCCTTCAGCACCATCGTGGGCGGCGTGCTGCTGACTAGCAACTGGCTGCTCTTTATCTACGTCGTCAATCAGGTGAGCGTGCAGGCCGGCTCGTTTGCCTACCTTATCTGCCCCATCCTGACGGCCCTGCTGGGCTTTGTGGTGCTGGGCGAAAAGCTGCGGATCAATCAGTGGGTAGCCATCGGCCTGAGCGCCATCAGCTGCGCCCTGCTCGGGGCCGGGGCCTGGCAAAGCGTGCTCATGAGCCTGGTGGTAGCCATTACCTACGCCTCCTACCTCATCACCCAGCGCCAGCTCCAGGGCTACGACCGGCTGGTACTGCTCACGGTGCAACTGCTGCTGGCGGCCCTCGTGATTCTGCCCGCCGCCCGCTTGCTCGGCGCCGACCCGGTGGCCGGATTCCAGGACGGCCGCCTGCTGTTGCTGGCCGGTGTGCTGAGCGTGGGCTTCACGGTTATTCCGCTGTTTCTGAATCTGTTTGCCCTCAACGCTCTGCCCTCGGGCACGGTGGGCATCATCATGTACCTGAACCCCATCATCAGCTTCGTACTGGCCTTTCTCTACTTCGGCGAGCAGGCCACGCTCAAGGAAGGCCTGGCCTACGGCGTCATCCTGCTCTCGGTGGTGCTCTACAACACGAAGCGCACTTTTGGCACCCCGACTCCCGGCCAGGCTTAA
- a CDS encoding alpha/beta fold hydrolase, with amino-acid sequence MQLHFRELGAGNPLVILHGLFGTSDNWQTLAKRWAETHRVIVVDLRNHGRSPQTAEHSYELMSQDVLELFDQLQLEHVTLMGHSMGGKVAMRFALDYPTRLDKLIVLDIAPRLSDMRHQDDILAGLHAVDLATIESRQQADEALARHIPQMGVRQFLLKNLYRREDNSFAWRPNLAALTHNMPAIGAEITSPTPFLKPALFVRGGKSDYVSTEDKLYAIPALFPNSQVETVVDAGHWLHAEKPDEIYALVEAFAKS; translated from the coding sequence ATGCAGCTACACTTTCGCGAACTGGGCGCGGGCAATCCGCTCGTTATCCTGCACGGCCTCTTCGGCACTTCCGACAACTGGCAAACCCTGGCCAAGCGCTGGGCCGAAACTCATCGGGTAATTGTGGTGGACCTGCGCAACCACGGCCGCTCGCCCCAAACGGCCGAGCACAGCTACGAGCTGATGAGCCAGGACGTGCTGGAGCTGTTCGACCAGCTGCAGCTGGAACACGTGACTTTGATGGGCCACAGTATGGGCGGTAAAGTAGCCATGCGCTTTGCCCTGGATTACCCTACCCGCCTCGATAAGCTTATCGTACTCGATATTGCCCCGCGCCTGTCGGATATGCGCCACCAGGACGATATTCTGGCCGGCCTGCACGCCGTAGACCTGGCTACGATTGAGTCGCGGCAGCAGGCGGATGAGGCCCTGGCCCGGCACATTCCGCAAATGGGCGTGCGGCAGTTTTTGCTTAAGAATCTGTACCGCCGCGAAGACAACTCCTTTGCCTGGCGGCCCAACCTAGCGGCTCTCACGCACAACATGCCGGCCATTGGCGCCGAAATCACCAGCCCGACGCCCTTCCTGAAGCCGGCCCTGTTTGTGCGCGGCGGCAAGTCGGACTATGTGAGTACCGAGGATAAGCTTTACGCCATTCCGGCCCTGTTTCCTAACAGTCAGGTCGAAACCGTAGTGGACGCCGGTCACTGGCTGCATGCCGAAAAGCCCGACGAAATCTACGCCCTGGTTGAGGCCTTTGCGAAAAGCTAG
- a CDS encoding trypsin-like serine protease gives MTLVNRIDFTDPQFNQPRFSCGFLLQHQGDTFAVTAKHLLKVIKTGEMGSVSFGTSIKSWSLFPLNRPENRVVTKKLLNENTKEALDDKATYDDDWLVFSLGSNTSGVKPLKVRTTPLQAGEKLYVVGWTRRIESGPQRVYEFEYYKTIDHRILLKEVLVPEQFGGLSGAPLVDEQGLVVGVVSNGTVDPATKKKFFSPCALDGLLAFLATNSGK, from the coding sequence ATGACCTTAGTCAACCGAATTGACTTTACCGACCCGCAGTTCAACCAGCCCCGGTTCAGTTGCGGCTTTCTGCTGCAGCATCAGGGCGACACGTTTGCCGTCACGGCCAAGCACTTGCTGAAGGTTATCAAAACGGGCGAAATGGGTTCGGTTTCCTTTGGCACTAGTATCAAGTCCTGGTCCTTGTTTCCCCTGAACCGCCCGGAAAATCGGGTGGTGACCAAAAAGCTGCTCAACGAGAACACCAAGGAGGCCCTGGACGACAAGGCCACATACGACGACGACTGGCTGGTCTTTTCGCTCGGCTCCAATACCTCGGGCGTCAAGCCCCTGAAAGTCCGGACGACACCGCTGCAAGCCGGGGAAAAGCTCTACGTGGTGGGCTGGACGCGCCGGATAGAATCCGGCCCCCAGCGGGTCTACGAGTTCGAATATTACAAAACCATCGACCACCGGATTCTGCTCAAAGAGGTTCTAGTGCCCGAGCAGTTCGGGGGCCTGAGTGGGGCGCCGCTGGTCGATGAGCAGGGGTTAGTGGTTGGGGTTGTGTCCAACGGCACCGTGGACCCGGCCACTAAAAAGAAGTTTTTCTCACCCTGCGCACTGGACGGCCTGCTGGCTTTCCTGGCAACCAACTCTGGAAAGTAA